The genomic interval CGGCGGGCCGGGATCGGCACCGGCTGGCTGATCGCCGCCGCGGGCGCCCTCGCCGTCCTGGTGGGGGCCCGCCTCGGCTCGGTCCCCGGCACCCTCCTCGGCATGTTCCTCATCGGCTCCGGCACCGCGGCGAATTTGCAGTCGCGCTACGCCGCCACCGATCTCGCCGAGCCCGGCGGCCGGGCCCGCGCGCTCTCCCTCGTCGTCTGGTCGACCACCGCGGGAAGCGTCCTCGGCCCCAATCTCAGCGGCCCCGGCGCCGCCGTCGCGCGCGTCCTCGGGCTCCCGGACACGGCGGGCACGTTCGTCTTCTCACTGGTGGCCTTCCTCGCCGGATGGGCCGTCATCCGCGCCCGGCTCGGTCCGGATCCGCTCCTGTCGGGCTCCCGTGACACCCCCGACACCCGTCGTTCACAGCCCCGTTTCCGTACCCGAACGGGCGGAGCCCTTCGTCATGTGGCGTCGTCACCCTCCGCGCTCATCGGGCTGGCCTCGCTGGTCCTCGGGCACGCCGCGATGGTGGCGGTGATGACGATGACGCCGCCGCACCTCGCCCACCACGGCGCTTCACTGAGCGTGGTCGGTCTCGCCGTCAGCCTGCACATCACCGGTATGTACGCGCTGTCACCTCTGGTCGGCCGGATGACGGATCGTTTCGGCCGGATACCCGTGATCCTGCTCGGTCAG from Streptomyces albireticuli carries:
- a CDS encoding MFS transporter; this encodes MAAAPDTPDPAQPPHLRPRTPCPAPPAADGRAALHRRTVRVLMSAQVVAGVGMGSMISSGGLLLEHLSRSRAAAGLATTVLTLGAALLAVPLAVLSRARGRRAGIGTGWLIAAAGALAVLVGARLGSVPGTLLGMFLIGSGTAANLQSRYAATDLAEPGGRARALSLVVWSTTAGSVLGPNLSGPGAAVARVLGLPDTAGTFVFSLVAFLAGWAVIRARLGPDPLLSGSRDTPDTRRSQPRFRTRTGGALRHVASSPSALIGLASLVLGHAAMVAVMTMTPPHLAHHGASLSVVGLAVSLHITGMYALSPLVGRMTDRFGRIPVILLGQGCTWWPRCSRARRGPAGGRSPAGCSCSVWPGRAPRSRAPRCSANPWTPRTGPRSRGSPTP